The Nitrospira sp. genome includes the window TCGCTTCTGGAGAACAGGTTGTGGGTGCGTTGCGGTAGAGGGTATCAAGCAGGTGCTTTGGGCTTCGCACACCGGCTGTCTCGCGCCGCTCAATAAAAGCTCTGCGCAGACGGTTGTACGTGCGACGGTACGGTGTCAGAGTCAGGGCGTGGCGCCACGCCCTGTGCCCTTGTACAATTGCGGAAATCCGCTCGCAATTGCCAGGGATCGTGGCTCCTTGAGGAGCTACGGGGTGTGATTGGCTTCTTGTGAAAAGCATCGTGAGGTTTCCGCCGTCACTCGACAAGGCGCGGGAGGCCTCCTCGAACCCGCAGATTCTGGCGAGCCTGCCCAGCGTCGCCATGTTGAAATTGTACAGATGCGCTTCATGAAACGTGCTCTTCGGTGACTGGCACGTCGCCTCCGCATTGGGAACTTCCACGATCAGTGCGCCGTCCGGTTTCAGCCAAGAGCGGACTCGACCCAAGACGGCACGTGGATCCTCCAGATGTTCTAATACATGCCACATGGTGATGACATCGAAAGTGTCCGGCGGGAGCACGCTGTCCTGGACCAGGCCGATATGGGCCGTCAACCCATAGTGAGCGACGGAATATTCCGCATATCCCTGATTCGGCTCAATGCCGCTCACGCGATGGCCCATCGATGCGAGCAAGTAGGCGAATTCGCCTCCTCCGCTCCCCACATCGAGCACGGCCTTCGGGCTGGACAGGAGAGACCGGATCTTCTCCAGGCGCGACAACGCCACTTTGCCGGCGCGCAGGACGTGTTTCATGCGAGGCCTATAAGCGTTCTTATAGGCGACGCGATAGTTCTCTCGATAGAATTGTCCCGCATCATGAGGGCGAGGATCGGTCCACACAAGGCCACAGGCCACACAGATCACGGTGCGCAGCGGCTTTCCGGTCCGGCTTTTCTCCGAAAGCGGCGCAACGTCTCTACCGCCGCAAAGATTACAAGGGATGGAGCAGGATATAGACATGGCGTCTCCGTTCGGTGAAGCGTTTCTTGCTAGGAATATTTCCGGGACTCCACGTCACCCTGGCAGCCGTAGCACCGTGGCGTCGTCGGGCGGATGAGCAGACACTCGTAAGAAATCGGCTCCTGGCATCGCAGGCAGACCCCATACCGCTGCCTGTCAAGCCGCTTGATCGCGGCCAGCATTTGCTGGAGTTCCAGGTCGAGTCGGCGCTGCTCCAATTCCAAGCGGTGACCATCCTGAACGCAGCGTAGTTCAGCTCGCTGAGGGTCGGTCAGTGCGTCCGATTCTGTCATGATTCCCTCGCCCTTCCGTTCGGGTCTCCTCCCACGTGACGCTGGTCCGAGGCGAATAAAGGGGAGCCGAGGCATACCTACCGGTACCCTCCATCTCTGTGACGTGAAGGTCCGTCGCCCCTCTCCCTCTCCTCGATCGCTAGGAGTGCCCGCGAGGGACAATCTTGAGCAATTGTGCAGGCTTGGGTTCGGTGTTCTCCCAGCGATGAAGCGTGTGAGCTGGAATCGTAATGGCGTCGCCTCGGTGGAGCACATGAGAGGTGTTCCCCACCTGCAGCCGAACTGTACCGGCGAAAACGATCGCGAGGAGTTCTGTCTCGCGCAGATGCAGCCGACCGCCACTACTTCCTCCGAGCCTCAAGGTGATAAGGAGCGCCTCCAGTTTGCTGTTGACGCTCGGATGGCTCAATGATTCAATCTGTGCCCGAGACCACTCGCTCTGAAGCATGGGGCGGTGGGACGCCTTAATAGGGGCTGGCGCCGAGGGAGCGGCCGTGACAAATAATTGACCAAGCGTCGTGCCCAACCCTGCGGCAATGCGTTCCAGGGAAGACAGCGATGGGGAGGCCTGGTTCAGCTCGACTTGTGAAATGAAACTGGCGGAAAATCCGCAGTTGCTGGCCAGCGCCCGCACAGAAAGGCGCTGACTGTCTCGAAGCCGGCGAATCGCCTCCCCGAGGGACTGTTCGATCTGTCCACTCTGCTTCTGCGTCTTTCGCCTGGACTTGCCAGGTGAACCTCCGCCTCGTACAGCTTTCGCCATCAGTCCGGTTCCTCTCTTTTCGGTGCTCGCTCGGATCTCTTCGGCCTCTCCTTCACCGTGACCGAAGCACTCGCTGATACACGGTTTCGAGTCGCGTGAGCATCCTGTCCAAGGAATAGTGGTCTTCAATGAGACGCCGGCCATTCATCCCTAGCCGTGCTCGGAGCGCATCGTCCTGAAGCATGACCACGATCTGCTCCGCTAAGGACGTGGCATCTCGTGGCACAGCCAACAGGCCCGTCTCTCCATGTTTGACGACGTCTGGAATCGAGCCAAAAGAGGTAGACACCACCGGCAGTCCAACTGCTAAGGCCTGCATGAGCGCTTGCGGGATGGTGTCCGCTTCCACCGACGGCAGCACGAACACGTCGAGTGACCGCATGGCCTCGACCTGGTCCTCGCGATACCCCAACAACAACACCCGGTCCGTCAATCCCAACTCTGCAATCTGTGTCCGGAGATTGAGTTCTTCCGGTCCTTCTCCAATGATCACAAACGTCGCATTCTTGATCCGCGAAAGGACCTGAGCCGCCGCCTCGACAAAGTATCGATGTCCTTTGTATGCGCGAAGATAGGAGACGATTCCAATCAGGCGATGGTCGCTCGGGATGCCCAATTCCTCTTTCAGGTCTCGCGCGGGTCGGCCTGGCCGAAAATGAGCGGTGTCGATGCCGATGGGAAAGCCGTCCACGCAATCGGGATCGAGTCCGTCCCGCTCAATCAAGGCCTGTCGATTGAGTGCTCCACCGGTCACAATCACAAAGTCGAAGAGTGTCCGATAGAGCAGGCGCGTGAGCAGGTTTCTGTTCAGTGGCACGGAGATATGGCGGCTGCGCACAACCTTCGGCCTTGGCCGAACCAGGCGCGCGGCCAGTGACGCGATCCAGCTGTCGCGAGAGCTGTTCACATGCAGGATGTCAGGCTTGTGCCGACGCAGGAGGCCATGGATAGCGAAAAGTGCGGAGACAAAACTCCCTCGGCGCATTGGGACGGTAAGGGCGGAGATCTTTCGTTCCACAGCCATTCTACGAATCGGGGCGTCCGGCTGGACCACTAAATCGAGTTCGTGTCCACGCGCGCGCAAACCTTCTGCGTACAATAAGACCGCCAATTCCTGGCCGCCTACGGAGCCCGCTGCTTCTGTCATCACAATCTTCATGCGAACGTTGATCCCGCGGTCGCGTCCGGAAGGATCGTAGGTGCCGACTGCTCTCTCCGCGACGCTGGACCAGGATATATCTTCGTTACATTCTGGATGTGGACATATGTACAGTAGTACTGGACATATGTCTAGTATGGGAAATGTTGCCGTAACATACACGCTGGTCAGTAGCAGCCTATGGACATGCAGGCACTCACACGATTGCCCCTGACAATTGAGGTGGCCGGGCAAGTACTCAGCGCAGACCTGACGGGGAGAGGACTATCGGATAGTTGCGGCGAATAGTGCGCATCATTGCGGGATCACAGCAATTCAGATAGAATTCACCCATTCTCATGAACGACACAGGACATTGATCGGAGCCTCCTCCCTTGTAACCTTCATCAGAAGCCTCATCCTCAGGCGAGTCCGCTGCACCCGTCAGTCGCTCGCACGAGATTTCACGCTGATCACATGCATCTCCCATGGCCCGGACTGTCCGGGTCTCGTTGTTTATTCCGCTGGTCGGGAAGATCGGTCTGCGTTCGCAGGAGTCCCCAGCTGACGCCGACCTGGCTAGCACAAAGAAATGGAGAAGTCAGTGACATCCCTGTACCAGGACTGGTGTTCCAACCTCCGAAACGATCTGCTCGCGGGACTTGTGGTGGCGCTGGCGCTGATCCCCGAGGCCATTGCCTTCTCGATCATTGCAGGGGTGGACCCCAAGGTGGGTCTGTACGCCTCGTTCAGTATCGCCGCCATCACCGCCTTCGCCGGAGGCCGGCCCGGCATGATCTCAGCCGCCACGGGCGCCATGGCACTGCTGATGGTCACGCTGGTCAAGGAACATGGTCTGCAGTATCTGCTGGCCGCCACCGTGCTGACCGGAGTGCTGCAAATCCTCGCAGGCTGGCTGCGCCTGGGTTCATTGATGCGCTTCGTGTCGCGATCCGTCATCACCGGTTTCGTGAATGCGCTGGCCATCCTGATCTTCATGGCACAATTGCCGGAACTGACCGGCGTGAGCTGGAACGTCTATGCGATGGTCGCCGGTGGCTTGGCCATCATCTATCTCTTCCCGTACCTCACGAAAGCCGTCCCCTCACCGCTGGTGACGATCGTCGTGCTGACGGCCGTGTCCATCGGCCTCGGTCTGGATATCCGGACTGTGGGGGACATGGGCCAGCTCCCTCACAGCCTGCCGGTGTTCCTGCTCCCGGATGTGGCCCTGAATTGGGAGACGCTGACGATCCTCTTCCCAGTGTCTGCCACCCTCGCCGTGGTGGGACTTCTGGAATCCATGATGACGGCCTCCATCATCGATGACCTGACGGACTCGCCGAGCAACAAGAACCGTGAATGTGTGGGGCAGGGCCTCGCCAACATCGCAACGGGCTTCCTCGGCGGCATGGCGGGCTGCGCCATGATCGGCCAATCGGTTATCAACGTGAAATCCGGGGGGCGTGGGCGGCTCTCCACTCTCGCGGCCGGAGTGTTCCTACTGCTAATGGTGGTGTTCATCGGGGACTGGGTGGCCCGTATCCCGATGGCCGCGCTGGTCGCCGTGATGATCATGGTGTCCATCGGCACGTTCAACTGGGCCTCCATCCGCAACCTGCGGGAGCATCCGAAAAGCTCCAGCGTCGTGATGATGGCCACGGTGGTGGTGGTCGTCGCCACCCATGATCTGGCCAAGGGGGTACTCGTGGGCGTGCTGTTGTCCGGGTTCTTCTTCGCCCACAAGATCGGGCGGATCCTGCATGTCGGCTCGAAAGCGGAGGACGAAGGCCGTCTCCGCATCTATGTCGTCACCGGACAGGTGTTCTTTGCCTCGGCGGAGCGCTTCCTCAACGCCTTCGATTTCAAGGAAGTGATCGAGAAAGTACGTATCGACGTGAGCCGGGCCCACTTCTGGGACATTACTGCCGTGAGTGCGTTGGACAAAGTCGTCATCAAGTTCCGCCGCGAGGGCACGGACGTCGAAGTCATCGGGCTCAACCAGGCCAGCGCCACGATGGTGGATCGCTTTGCGGTCCATGACAAACCTGATGCCGTGGAAGAACTGATGGGTCACTGAGAGGAGCAGACCTCATGAAGCACGAACTGAAGGTGCTGGCCTGCGTCGATCACTCGCACTTTGCCGACTACGTGGCCGAGTATGCGGCGTGGGCCGCGCGCCGCCTGCAGGCCCCACTGGAACTCCTGCACGTCATTGATCGGCATCCCGAAATCGCGAGTGGAAATGACCACAGCGGGGCCATTGGCATGGATGCACAGGAAACCCTGTTGACCGAACTGTCCAATCACGACGAGTCCCGCAGCAAGGCGGCACGCGAGCGCGGCCGCATCATGCTCAACCGCCTGCGGGAGCGCGCCATTGAGGCGGGGGTGGAGGCTCCCGACGTGCGCCAGCGCTACGGTGCGCTGGAAGAGACGCTGGTCGAGCAGGAAGAAGGCGTGCGCCTGTTCGTGCTCGGTCGGCGCGGTGAATCGGCTGAAGCCACACAACGTGACTTGGGGCGGAACGTCGAGCATGTGGTGCGCGCGCTGCACAAACCGATTCTCACAGTGACCGAAGGATTTACGGAACCGCGCCGGGTCATGATCGCCTTCGATGGCAGCGCCGTGACGCGCAGGGGTATTGAAATGGTGGCGGCCAGCCCCCTCTTTCGGGGCCTGCCGATCCATCTGGTGATGTCCGGCAAGGAAAGCCTGAGTGCGCCCAAGCAGCTGGCCTGGTCCAAGACGACGCTGGAATCGGCAGGATTTGAAGTCCTGGCGTTACTGATCCCCGGCGACGCGGAGAACATAATCGCCAAGGCCGTCCGCGCGCAGGAGATTGATATGCTGATCATGGGCGCCTACAGCCATTCCCCCCTGCGCACCCTCTTATTCGGCAGCAAGACTTCGGACCTGTTGCGTGCAGCCACAATTCCGACGCTGCTGCTGCGTTAGGCCCTTGTCCCTCGGCTCAGGCCAGAGAACAGGAACCATAGCCCTAAACATTTCGCGGCGTGTGACGGACGTGTACCCAAGGTGGCTGATCAAATGTCTCCGCAACGGCTCGCCGCGCGCCGACCTCGAATTCCGTAAAGGAGCACTGGGCTTGTATCCAACAGCACAAGAGGGTTGGGATCTTCTAGAGGACCAGAGTAGGATAAGGACCAGCATAATGAATATAGAAGACCTTGAGCAGTTCCGCGCGAAGCTGATCGCAATGCAGGGCGAAATCCTCGCCATCAGTGAATCTGCGGCCCAGGATCTCAAGCCGGTGGCCCTCGATCAAACCAGCGTCGGCCGGGTCTCGCGCGTCGACGCGATGCAGTTGCAGCAGATGTCGCAGGAAACCGCGCGCCGGCGCCAACAGCTTCTACTCAAAATTGAAGGGGCCTTGCGCCGCATCGAATCAGGGCGATTTGGCCAGTGCTTTCTGTGCGA containing:
- a CDS encoding universal stress protein, with translation MKHELKVLACVDHSHFADYVAEYAAWAARRLQAPLELLHVIDRHPEIASGNDHSGAIGMDAQETLLTELSNHDESRSKAARERGRIMLNRLRERAIEAGVEAPDVRQRYGALEETLVEQEEGVRLFVLGRRGESAEATQRDLGRNVEHVVRALHKPILTVTEGFTEPRRVMIAFDGSAVTRRGIEMVAASPLFRGLPIHLVMSGKESLSAPKQLAWSKTTLESAGFEVLALLIPGDAENIIAKAVRAQEIDMLIMGAYSHSPLRTLLFGSKTSDLLRAATIPTLLLR
- a CDS encoding methyltransferase domain-containing protein, giving the protein MSISCSIPCNLCGGRDVAPLSEKSRTGKPLRTVICVACGLVWTDPRPHDAGQFYRENYRVAYKNAYRPRMKHVLRAGKVALSRLEKIRSLLSSPKAVLDVGSGGGEFAYLLASMGHRVSGIEPNQGYAEYSVAHYGLTAHIGLVQDSVLPPDTFDVITMWHVLEHLEDPRAVLGRVRSWLKPDGALIVEVPNAEATCQSPKSTFHEAHLYNFNMATLGRLARICGFEEASRALSSDGGNLTMLFTRSQSHPVAPQGATIPGNCERISAIVQGHRAWRHALTLTPYRRTYNRLRRAFIERRETAGVRSPKHLLDTLYRNAPTTCSPEATLPASGSQTPHESRSFSLQQSRQ
- a CDS encoding SulP family inorganic anion transporter — translated: MEKSVTSLYQDWCSNLRNDLLAGLVVALALIPEAIAFSIIAGVDPKVGLYASFSIAAITAFAGGRPGMISAATGAMALLMVTLVKEHGLQYLLAATVLTGVLQILAGWLRLGSLMRFVSRSVITGFVNALAILIFMAQLPELTGVSWNVYAMVAGGLAIIYLFPYLTKAVPSPLVTIVVLTAVSIGLGLDIRTVGDMGQLPHSLPVFLLPDVALNWETLTILFPVSATLAVVGLLESMMTASIIDDLTDSPSNKNRECVGQGLANIATGFLGGMAGCAMIGQSVINVKSGGRGRLSTLAAGVFLLLMVVFIGDWVARIPMAALVAVMIMVSIGTFNWASIRNLREHPKSSSVVMMATVVVVVATHDLAKGVLVGVLLSGFFFAHKIGRILHVGSKAEDEGRLRIYVVTGQVFFASAERFLNAFDFKEVIEKVRIDVSRAHFWDITAVSALDKVVIKFRREGTDVEVIGLNQASATMVDRFAVHDKPDAVEELMGH
- a CDS encoding XRE family transcriptional regulator, which gives rise to MAKAVRGGGSPGKSRRKTQKQSGQIEQSLGEAIRRLRDSQRLSVRALASNCGFSASFISQVELNQASPSLSSLERIAAGLGTTLGQLFVTAAPSAPAPIKASHRPMLQSEWSRAQIESLSHPSVNSKLEALLITLRLGGSSGGRLHLRETELLAIVFAGTVRLQVGNTSHVLHRGDAITIPAHTLHRWENTEPKPAQLLKIVPRGHS
- a CDS encoding glycosyltransferase family 4 protein, whose translation is MTEAAGSVGGQELAVLLYAEGLRARGHELDLVVQPDAPIRRMAVERKISALTVPMRRGSFVSALFAIHGLLRRHKPDILHVNSSRDSWIASLAARLVRPRPKVVRSRHISVPLNRNLLTRLLYRTLFDFVIVTGGALNRQALIERDGLDPDCVDGFPIGIDTAHFRPGRPARDLKEELGIPSDHRLIGIVSYLRAYKGHRYFVEAAAQVLSRIKNATFVIIGEGPEELNLRTQIAELGLTDRVLLLGYREDQVEAMRSLDVFVLPSVEADTIPQALMQALAVGLPVVSTSFGSIPDVVKHGETGLLAVPRDATSLAEQIVVMLQDDALRARLGMNGRRLIEDHYSLDRMLTRLETVYQRVLRSR
- a CDS encoding TraR/DksA C4-type zinc finger protein: MTESDALTDPQRAELRCVQDGHRLELEQRRLDLELQQMLAAIKRLDRQRYGVCLRCQEPISYECLLIRPTTPRCYGCQGDVESRKYS